A genomic window from Papaver somniferum cultivar HN1 unplaced genomic scaffold, ASM357369v1 unplaced-scaffold_15, whole genome shotgun sequence includes:
- the LOC113335819 gene encoding uncharacterized protein LOC113335819, with protein sequence MLGKTTRPIVIGKLLKPEFSGHRAMFPEEITSPKSPLDFKIRSPRVPAIGGVGLGILAALEKSGGGRSEIQMRFIAGNLNRGSTATTTATTATAKSTSISVPIPIGNTNGTRNCREVLMDEQDSESYTYVTLHKPNNQSYTRVYCDHGGDQKLVSKVVVHNDESKKMRINMGVFCESPPRRNESEFEFPTSDFLSSCFLCRKKLHGKDIFMYRGEKAFCSNECRHRQIVSDERQEKCRSEASRYRDISISPYSGGGQLFSAGITAS encoded by the exons ATGTTGGGAAAAACTACAAGACCTATTGTGATAGGGAAGCTACTAAAGCCGGAATTCTCCGGTCACCGGGCGATGTTTCCCGAGGAAATTACGAGTCCGAAGAGCCCTTTGGATTTCAAGATTCGATCACCAAGAGTACCGGCAATCGGGGGAGTCGGATTGGGTATACTGGCTGCGTTGGAGAAGTCCGGCGGTGGTCGGAGTGAAATTCAGATGAGGTTCATTGCTGGTAATTTGAATAGAGGATCAACAGCAACAACTACTGCTACTACAGCAACAGCTAAAAGTACATCTATATCTGTTCCAATTCCGATTGGTAACACTAACGGTACAAGAAATTGTAGAGAAGTGTTAATGGATGAACAAGATTCAGAAAGTTACACTTATGTTACACTTCATAAGCCGAATAATCAATCTTACACAAGGGTTTATTGTGATCATGGTGGTGATCAGAAATTGGTATCTAAAGTTGTTGTTCATAATGATGAAAGTAAAAAAATGAGGATCAATATGGGTGTATTTTGCGAGTCACCACCACGGCGTAACGAATCGGAATTCGAGTTTCCGACATCAGATTTTCTTAGTTCTTGCTTCTTGTGCAGAAAAAAGCTTCATGGAAAAGATATATTCATGTACAG GGGCGAGAAAGCATTTTGTAGCAACGAATGTCGACACAGACAAATAGTTAGCGACGAGCGACAGGAGAAATGCCGATCAGAGGCATCAAGATATAGAGATATATCGATTTCGCCGTACTCAGGTGGTGGCCAACTCTTCTCTGCTGGAATTACTGCATCTTGA